The following are encoded in a window of Impatiens glandulifera chromosome 5, dImpGla2.1, whole genome shotgun sequence genomic DNA:
- the LOC124938590 gene encoding NAC domain-containing protein JA2L-like, translating into MGVQNTDPLTQLSLPPGFRFYPTDEELLVQYLCRKVAGQQFSLQIIGEIDLYKYDPWVLPSKATFGEKEWYFFSPRDRKYPNGSRPNRVAGTGYWKATGTDKVITTEGRRVGIKKALVFYVGKAPKGTKTNWIMHEYRLSEPSRKTGSTKLDEWVLCRIYKKNSSADKPIAGIVNKEQSHAGSSSSSSSHFDDVLDSLPEINNGLFNQPRMNYLKTFQQQDDKQNIQTLTSTNFDWASLVGVGPVPDLTGIGQPTQGHMINTNNVFNEMCVPSISPMDEEVQSEIRTRRTNYLHQQNPPNYFFNGSVNLEYPGQMGKFDFRP; encoded by the exons ATGGGTGTTCAGAATACCGACCCGCTTACCCAGCTTAGCCTACCACCGGGTTTCCGTTTTTACCCGACTGACGAAGAACTTCTAGTTCAATACTTATGTCGAAAAGTTGCGGGTCAACAATTCTCTCTTCAAATCATAGGAGAAATTGACCTTTACAAATATGATCCATGGGTTTTACCCA GTAAGGCGACGTTCGGAGAGAAAGAATGGTACTTTTTTAGCCCGAGGGATCGTAAATACCCAAACGGGTCCCGACCCAATAGAGTTGCGGGTACTGGGTACTGGAAGGCCACTGGAACTGATAAGGTGATTACAACTGAAGGAAGAAGAGTTGGGATTAAGAAAGCTTTGGTTTTTTACGTTGGAAAAGCTCCAAAAGGAACAAAAACTAATTGGATTATGCATGAATATAGACTTTCCGAACCTTCAAGAAAAACCGGCAGCACCAAG TTGGATGAATGGGTTTTATGTCggatttataagaaaaattcaaGTGCTGACAAACCCATTGCCGGAATTGTAAACAAAGAACAGAGCCACGCCGGTTCATCGTCTTCATCCTCTTCCCATTTCGACGACGTTTTAGATTCCTTGCCGGAGATCAACAACGGTTTATTCAATCAACCaagaatgaattatttgaaaacatttcaACAACAAGATGATAAGCAAAACATTCAGACCTTAACTTCTACAAATTTTGACTGGGCAAGCCTTGTCGGAGTAGGACCCGTCCCCGATCTAACCGGTATCGGGCAGCCGACTCAGGGTCATATGATAAATACCAACAATGTGTTTAATGAAATGTGTGTTCCTTCTATTTCACCAATGGATGAAGAAGTACAGAGTGAGATCCGAACCCGGAGAACCAATTACCTTCATCAGCAGAATCCACCAAACTATTTCTTTAACGGGTCGGTTAACTTGGAATACCCGGGTCAAATGGGTAAGTTCGATTTCAGACCATGA